Proteins found in one Pseudomonas sp. P8_241 genomic segment:
- a CDS encoding helix-turn-helix transcriptional regulator, which yields MLVPRPHLSNLLKREQHRLQLLSAPAGYGKTALVHEYLQGLEQPGQVVWLRLGGRAQTLESLNSALASAFGVAADAVLALLGSGKVGTEPPLSRAGSLLHGSTVNCRSTLACEEAIASHEDSKIRLVFDDLPAELPTDLNHWFDQLLSLHNPHLQILVTCRQRPDWNLPRLMLDGQLLDLQARHLALRPDEFEALINAMAPDTDTASRERLWHQTGGWCAGVRLLLPLALGDAGSSLLGQYLDRELLSRLSEDQLEVLCGLAHLSKASAELCEQLWEGQQAGRVFNSLLQCQAFLVPVDHQPGWFRLLPLVAQPLQGQLSPGPLNRLRLRACQLLSVLGHVDDAVEQALCADQPEVAANYMERLWLSWILGERHLNTLMDWRERIEPQLLQSSPRLIYLCAKALLFSGRLDEAQECLLRLGRFVPLPDPQRNRRLLANWQGLFGTLHALRGNTEQASLHCRAALAVLTHQDWLSVLLCHCILARIAMQTGDLTEAQALLQSSLELARRQGSHESEVLVNTDRVRLMMLQGELSQAQALLRTELKRMTGNRTQPCSLLGRLMFLHGELLLQLGHTDEAGQVVRAGLVAVRDCCAPFVLNGYLLLSELASRNQEREKAHLMLYEAERRMHWGKIDSACYEGPITAQKARIAQREQTAPTRLSVVPDYQDDLTPRELSVLKLLAEGMSVREVGSHLFISQNTVKTHAKNINVKLGACRRTQAINSAKAMGILA from the coding sequence ATGCTTGTGCCACGGCCGCATCTGAGCAATCTACTCAAGCGCGAGCAACACCGCTTGCAACTGCTTAGCGCACCTGCCGGTTATGGGAAAACCGCGCTGGTGCATGAATATTTGCAAGGCCTGGAGCAACCCGGGCAAGTGGTGTGGTTGAGGTTGGGTGGGCGGGCGCAGACGCTGGAAAGTCTCAATTCGGCGCTGGCCAGTGCATTTGGGGTGGCGGCGGATGCGGTGCTGGCGTTGCTCGGTTCAGGAAAGGTGGGGACTGAACCACCGCTATCGCGAGCAGGCTCGCTCCTGCATGGGAGTACGGTCAACTGCAGGAGCACGCTTGCTTGCGAAGAGGCCATTGCAAGCCATGAAGATTCAAAGATTCGACTGGTTTTCGACGACCTGCCAGCCGAGTTGCCCACTGATCTGAACCACTGGTTCGATCAACTCCTGTCCCTGCATAACCCTCACCTGCAAATACTGGTCACCTGCCGCCAACGCCCGGACTGGAACCTGCCGCGCCTGATGCTTGACGGCCAATTGCTGGATCTGCAGGCCAGACATCTGGCCTTGCGACCCGATGAGTTCGAGGCGTTGATTAATGCCATGGCACCTGACACCGACACCGCATCACGGGAAAGACTCTGGCACCAAACTGGCGGGTGGTGTGCCGGTGTTCGCCTGTTATTGCCACTGGCATTGGGCGATGCAGGGTCTTCGCTGCTCGGCCAATACCTGGACCGGGAGCTGTTGTCGCGCCTGAGCGAAGATCAGTTGGAGGTGTTGTGCGGTCTGGCGCATCTGTCCAAGGCCAGCGCCGAGCTTTGCGAGCAGCTCTGGGAAGGGCAGCAGGCCGGTCGGGTGTTCAACAGTTTGTTGCAGTGCCAGGCGTTTCTGGTCCCTGTCGATCATCAGCCCGGCTGGTTCCGCCTGTTGCCTTTGGTGGCTCAGCCCCTGCAAGGGCAATTGAGTCCTGGGCCGCTTAATCGCCTGCGACTGCGCGCCTGTCAGCTTCTCAGTGTACTGGGGCACGTCGATGATGCCGTCGAGCAAGCCCTGTGCGCCGATCAGCCGGAGGTCGCCGCCAACTACATGGAACGCCTGTGGCTCAGCTGGATTCTCGGTGAGCGGCACCTGAACACACTCATGGACTGGCGCGAACGCATCGAGCCGCAGCTGCTGCAAAGCAGTCCCCGTCTGATCTACCTGTGTGCCAAGGCCCTGTTGTTCAGTGGCCGGCTGGATGAAGCCCAGGAGTGCCTGCTACGCCTGGGGCGCTTCGTGCCGCTTCCAGATCCGCAACGCAATCGGCGTCTGTTGGCCAACTGGCAGGGATTGTTCGGCACCCTGCACGCCTTGCGCGGCAACACTGAACAAGCCAGCCTGCACTGCCGCGCCGCGCTTGCAGTGCTGACCCACCAGGACTGGCTTTCGGTGTTGTTGTGTCATTGCATCCTGGCACGTATCGCCATGCAGACCGGCGATCTGACCGAGGCACAGGCGCTGTTGCAATCTTCGCTGGAGCTTGCCCGGCGCCAGGGCAGTCACGAATCGGAAGTACTGGTCAACACGGACCGGGTGCGGTTGATGATGCTGCAGGGCGAGCTGAGCCAAGCGCAAGCGTTGTTGCGCACCGAGCTAAAACGGATGACCGGCAACCGGACACAGCCCTGTTCGCTACTCGGTCGATTGATGTTCCTGCACGGCGAATTGCTGTTGCAGCTGGGCCATACCGACGAAGCCGGGCAGGTCGTCCGGGCCGGGTTGGTGGCCGTACGTGACTGCTGCGCGCCGTTCGTACTCAATGGGTACTTGCTGTTGTCCGAGCTCGCTTCACGTAATCAGGAGCGGGAAAAGGCGCACTTGATGCTGTACGAAGCCGAGCGTCGAATGCATTGGGGCAAGATCGACAGCGCCTGCTACGAGGGGCCGATCACTGCCCAAAAAGCCCGGATTGCGCAACGTGAACAAACAGCGCCCACCCGCTTGAGCGTCGTGCCGGATTACCAGGACGACCTGACACCCCGCGAGCTTTCGGTGCTCAAGTTGCTGGCCGAAGGCATGTCGGTGCGGGAAGTCGGCAGCCACCTGTTCATTTCGCAAAACACCGTCAAGACCCACGCCAAGAACATCAACGTCAAGCTCGGCGCCTGCCGCCGCACTCAGGCA